From Armatimonadota bacterium, one genomic window encodes:
- the rpsI gene encoding 30S ribosomal protein S9, translated as MTAPALHADGSRKEATARVWLRPGTGRIVVNDRPVEAYFPTDLLRQTVLQPLRLANLEGRVDVTAAVRGGGIHGQAEAVRHALARALAAMDAGLRPVLRAQGLLTRDPRMKERKKYGRKRARKGFQYSKR; from the coding sequence ATGACCGCCCCGGCGCTGCACGCCGACGGGAGCCGCAAGGAGGCCACGGCCCGGGTCTGGCTGCGCCCCGGGACGGGCCGGATCGTGGTGAACGACCGGCCCGTCGAGGCCTACTTCCCCACCGACCTGCTGCGCCAGACGGTGCTGCAGCCGTTGCGCCTCGCCAACCTGGAGGGCCGGGTGGACGTGACCGCCGCCGTGCGCGGCGGGGGGATCCACGGGCAGGCCGAGGCGGTGCGCCACGCCCTCGCCCGCGCCCTGGCCGCCATGGACGCGGGGCTGCGCCCCGTCCTGCGCGCCCAGGGCCTCCTCACCCGCGACCCGCGCATGAAGGAGCGCAAGAAGTACGGCCGGAAGCGGGCGCGCAAGGGGTTCCAGTACAGCAAGCGCTGA
- a CDS encoding cyclic 2,3-diphosphoglycerate synthase: MDEIRVVILGAGGRDFHNFNVYFRPRPTYRVVAFTATQIPEIADRVYPPALAGPRYPDGIPIVPEEHLADLLRDGAVDQVVFAYSDVTHEHVMHLGSQALAAGAGYRLLGPRETMLEAAVPVVSVGAVRTGSGKSQTARRLAAILREAGRRVVVIRHPMAYRDLARQAVQRFATVEDLDREGLTLEEREEFEPHISRGTVVYAGVDYEPLLRQAEREADVILWDGGNNDFPFIRPDLHVVVVDPHRPGHERRYHPGEANLRMADVVVINKVDTAPPDGLETVRRNVARLAPGATVVEAASPITVSDPEAIRGRRVVVVEDGPTVTHGEMPYGAGYLAARSLGAEVVDPRPHAVGAIREAFARYPHLERVVPAMGYGEEQVRELEETIRRTPAEAVVIGTPVDLRRLLRLDRPAVRVTYELEERTRPGLREVVGDWLARGGRARARAAAAPAGS; this comes from the coding sequence ATGGACGAGATCCGCGTCGTCATCCTGGGGGCGGGGGGACGGGACTTCCACAACTTCAACGTCTACTTCCGCCCCCGCCCGACCTACCGGGTCGTGGCCTTCACCGCCACCCAGATCCCGGAGATCGCCGACCGCGTCTACCCCCCGGCGCTGGCGGGGCCGCGCTACCCCGACGGCATCCCCATCGTCCCGGAGGAGCACCTGGCCGACCTGCTGCGGGACGGGGCGGTGGACCAGGTGGTCTTCGCCTACAGCGACGTCACCCACGAGCACGTCATGCACCTGGGCTCCCAGGCCCTGGCCGCGGGGGCGGGGTACCGGCTGCTGGGGCCGCGGGAGACCATGCTCGAGGCGGCCGTCCCCGTGGTGAGCGTGGGCGCGGTGCGCACCGGCAGCGGCAAGAGCCAGACGGCGCGGCGGCTGGCCGCGATCCTGCGCGAGGCGGGGCGCCGGGTGGTGGTCATCCGCCACCCCATGGCCTACCGCGACCTGGCCCGGCAGGCGGTGCAGCGCTTCGCCACGGTGGAGGACCTGGACCGGGAGGGGCTGACCCTGGAGGAGCGGGAGGAGTTCGAGCCGCACATCAGCCGGGGGACGGTGGTCTACGCCGGCGTGGACTACGAGCCGCTCCTGCGGCAGGCGGAGCGGGAGGCGGACGTCATCCTCTGGGACGGCGGCAACAACGACTTCCCCTTCATCCGCCCCGACCTGCACGTCGTCGTCGTCGACCCCCACCGCCCCGGCCACGAGCGGCGCTACCACCCGGGGGAGGCCAACCTCCGCATGGCCGACGTCGTGGTGATCAACAAGGTGGACACCGCGCCGCCGGACGGCCTGGAGACGGTGCGGCGGAACGTGGCGCGGCTGGCGCCCGGCGCCACCGTGGTGGAGGCGGCCTCGCCCATCACGGTGAGCGACCCGGAGGCGATCCGGGGGCGGCGGGTGGTGGTCGTCGAGGACGGCCCCACCGTCACCCACGGGGAGATGCCCTACGGCGCCGGCTACCTGGCCGCGCGGTCGCTGGGGGCGGAGGTGGTCGACCCGCGCCCGCACGCCGTGGGCGCCATCCGCGAGGCCTTCGCCCGCTACCCGCACCTGGAGCGGGTGGTGCCGGCGATGGGCTACGGGGAGGAGCAGGTGCGGGAGCTGGAGGAGACGATCCGGCGGACGCCGGCCGAGGCGGTCGTCATCGGCACCCCGGTGGACCTGCGCCGGCTGCTGCGGCTGGACCGGCCGGCGGTGCGGGTGACCTACGAGCTGGAGGAGCGGACACGCCCCGGCCTGCGCGAGGTGGTGGGGGACTGGCTGGCCAGG